In Carettochelys insculpta isolate YL-2023 chromosome 11, ASM3395843v1, whole genome shotgun sequence, a genomic segment contains:
- the EIF4E3 gene encoding eukaryotic translation initiation factor 4E type 3 isoform X2, which translates to MRGERRPLCETWTYARQEKRLNVFHLRCLRRIFGISWKDRVTNTAILEQAGIPTMHTLLRQRRLRWLGHVHRMNDGRIPKDILYGELASGKRPPGRPQLRYKDVCKRDLREVDIELDNWEELADDCSRWRQGLHKGLQKGEMKIRQLAQEKRAHKKHTKDLPDTQYICKRCSKDCHSRVGLHSHNRRCK; encoded by the exons ATGCGGGGAGAAAGACGGCCCCTTTG cgagacttggacttatgcccgccaggaaaagaggctgaacgtcttccacttgcgctgcctcaggcgcatctttggaatatcatggaaggacagagtgaccaacaccgccatcctcgagcaagctggaatcccaaccatgcacaccctcctcaggcagcgtcgactccgctggcttggccacgtccacaggatgaatgatggaaggattccaaaagacatcctgtatggtgagctagcctctggcaaaagacctcccggacgaccccagttgcgctacaaagatgtctgcaagagagacctcagagaggtagacatcgagctggacaactgggaagaactagcagatgactgcagcagatggaggcaggggttacacaagggccttcagaagggcgagatgaagatcagacagctagcacaggagaagcgagcgcacaaaaagcacactaaggacttgccagacacccagtacatctgcaagagatgcagcaaggactgtcactctcgtgtgggtcttcatagtcacaatagacgctgtaaatga